CCGAAGAGGCAGTGGCGGAAGCGGAAGAGGAACCGGCGCCCGCTCCGGAAAAACCAGAGGAGCCGCCCGAAGAAGCAGAGAAGGGGCCGGCCAGAACGGAACTGATTCCTCCGGAGTTGATCGCGGTGGGCATGCCCTCCGCCGATGATCCCTATTTTGCCGGCGGCGCAATGGCCGCCGCCGCTCAGGAAGGCGGCGCTGGCGGCGGCGCCGCGGAAGGCGGAGCGCCGCCGGAAATGGCGGCAGAGGAGCTGGAGGAAGGACCGGAACTTCCGGAAATCGAACTGCCGGAGGAAGAGAAAAAGCCGCCGCCACAGGAAATCCATGGCATTCTCGAGCTCAAGCCGCCGGAAGAGGATGATGCGCCCTTCCTTACGCTGACCTACGATTTCTCCAAGATTCCGGACTCGTTCAAGTTGAGCCGCGACTACCACACCATGGAGTATGCCTACTACAAGTACAAGCCAATGCTGATCAAGGCGCAGGAATTCACGCGCCGCAAGATGCTAAAAAACGCTTTGAACTACTACCGCGTCATCAAATCACAAAACATTCCGCCGGAATTCAAGCGCATGATCAATCGCAATATCATGGACATCACCGAGTATCTGGAGAAATTCCTGATGCGCCGCGGTTGAGCGCGATCCATCTCTCGCTGCCTTCCAGTCCGACAAATGTTAGCGCCCGCGTCTGTATCTGTTGTATATTGAACCGGGGGTATCCGCCGGTGTATAAGGGATCCTGCCTTTGTGGACGCGTCCGTTTCAGGGTCAAGGGCCCGCTCTCCGAACCGACAGCCTGCCATTGCCGCCAGTGCCGAAAACATTCGGGACACTTCGATGTTTCCACAAACGTGCCGCGAAGCAGTTTGAAGATATTCGGCGCTGAACAGCTGAGCTGGTATTGCTCGTCGTCGGCGATTCGCAGGGGATTTTGTTCGGTGTGCGGATCGTCTCTGTTCTGGGATCCAATAGATCAGGAGCATATTTCGATTTCAATGGGCGCCTTTGATGGTCGCACTGATACAGAACTTGAGAAACCGATATTCGTTGAGAGCAAGGGCGACTATTACCAGCTCACAGATGGCTTGCCGCAATTTGCAGAGTGGGACTGAATCCCGGCGTCGCTGGGCAAATGCCCTCCTGCTGATTACGCCCGGCTAAAATGCAGCGCCGACTGGAGGGTAGTCAAAGTCGGCTACACCGGCGGCGGTCATTCCGGTTTTAATTGGCGATCCGGAAACGGAGTATGAATAGACGACGTCCAGTCCGTCAGCTGCAATCAAGTATCGACTGTCGTTTGAAGGTAGCATGAAAGTGCGAAACGAAACAGCATTCCCTGCAGTTACAATTGTGGCTTGGGTTGCCAGTCCGGGGCCGCTCAAATTGAAAATTGCCAGGTCAGCGCTGAATCCAGCGTAGCCGCGGAGGCCGGAGGGCAGCACCGCAAGTGGTCCGCTCAGTGAGATCGAAGAAGACACAGACACTGGAGTCGCTCCCGAACTGAAGCAGACTGAATTGAGCGAAGAAACCCCTAACCGGAACGCATAGGCGCAGCCTTGCGGTTCGAGAAGGCTGATTGCAGTAGGCGTCAAAAACGCCGGCGATGCAATTAGCAAAGTAGAGGCGGACGGTAATCCGCCCGCGACGAAGCGAGTCAGAAATATTCCGGCATTTGAGCCATGAATGAGCTGGGAATCGTAATAAGGAAGCGTCTCGCCGCCTTGCATCTGTAAGACCTCGGGCGTATTGAATGATAATCGCAGGGTGATCAGCCCGCTACTTGCAATCGAGTAGCTTCTGAAAGCGCCTGTCGCCGAATTCAAAACGAGCGCTGCATTCTGAACAGGGTCGTAGGCCGCCGCAGTAAATCCGCCAAAGGTCGTCAGGTCGGCATAGCTTGCCAGCCGCAGGTCTCCGTTGCTGCCCTCAATCGCATACGTTTCCAGCGCAGAATTGGATATTGTAATCAGCAGCAGCCCATTGCGCTGAAAGCCCAGCGGTCGACGGCTTGGTACGAATCCTGAGCCAGAATAGCTCAAGCGGGAGAGGGCGCCGTTGCTACTGAGCGCCAGCGCGCCAATATCGCCAGTCGACGCCCGAACATACACATAGCGCGTTGGCGGCGTGAGCAGGCCGCTGGCCAGCAAGCCCTGCAGCAGGTTGATGCAATCGATGTCGCCGCAGTCGCCCTGCGCAGCATGGCAGGCCGGGAGAAGACCAAGGGACAGACAAGCTGCCAGCAGTTTATATTGAAGCGACTTCATCGATACGGGGCGCAGTATGTCATTGGTGAGCGCCAATCTTTCTACACGGCAGAGAATCTATTTTTTCACTGTTATTCGCGTTTGGCCGGCAAAGTTGACGGTCAAGGCTGCTTGACCGGCGGACGCCGGGCCGGAAGATGACCATTCGGCCGGAATTTTTCGGGCCGCCGTCAGGCGTTGGCCTCGCGGAAGAGAAAGGATTATGTACGCTTACATCAGACTTGGCGGCCATCAGCACCGTGTAGAAAAAGACATGATTCTCCTGGCTGAGCTCAGCGGGCAGGAGGCAGGGAAAGAATTTACCTGCAGCGATGTCCTGGTCGTAGGCGAGGGCGAGTCTGTAAAGGTGGGCAAGCCGACGGTAGCCGGGGCTCAAGTTCAGCTCAAGGTTCTGGAAATCATTCGCTCGCCAAAGGTCAGCGGAATGAAGTTCAAGCGTCGCAAGGGCTTTACCCGCCGTCTGGGCCACCGCCAGCAGCTGCAGAAGCTACAGGTCGTGGCCATCAAGGGCTGATTGATCGAGGTTTGCTTCCAGACCCATCAGGGGCGGGCGGTCGCGCTCAGTATGCGGGGCCATGCCGGTCTGGCGGCGGCAGGAAGCGATATCGTTTGCGCGGCAGCATCGGTCCTGGCTGACAATCTGGCGGCCGGCTTAGAGCGCCTCTGTGGCGTCCGGCTGGACAGGCAAGCGGCCAGCGGCTATCTGCAACTGCAGATTGCGCTGGAGGATAGTACGCCGGAAACGGAGTTGCTATTTGCTTCAGCTGCATTGGGTCTGCGCAGCGTGGCGGCTGAGCATCCGCTGAGGGTGCAGGTGAGAACCGAGGGCGATTGAAGTTGTTTTATTAAGAAGGCGATCAGACTGGTTCTCAGTCTGACGCAGGAAGCGCGCGGCAGGAGTCGCGGAGGAAGCAAGAAGATGGCGCACAAGAAGGGCGGCGGATCTACACGAAACGGACGCGATTCCAATCCCAAAATGCTGGGAGTGAAGCGTTATGGCGGGCAGCATGTACTGGCCGGCAATATCCTGGTGCGCCAGCGCGGAACCAGGATTCACGCCGGAAAGAACGTGGGCGTTGGCCGCGACCATACGCTGTTTGCGCTGGCTACCGGCGTGGTAAAGTTTGAGCACATCAATCGCAAGAAGAAGCAAGTCAGCATCATCCCGCAGGCTGCGTCCGCAAACTGATTTGCACCCTCGTTCCGGCGGCGCGCTCTCTGGGCCGCCGCCGCAAGCGAAGAGCCCGTAGCCTGGCGGGTTGAATGAAATTCGTAGACGAAATTGAAGTTCGCATCCGAGCCGGACACGGCGGGCCCGGTTGCGTTAGTTTTCTGCGCGAGAAGTACCGACCGCATGGCGGGCCTGACGGCGGCGACGGCGGGCGCGGCGGGGATTTCTATCTGCGCGCCGATCCCTCCCTGCAAAGTCTTGGCCATCTACGCCAGGCCCGGCTTTATCGCGCCGCGGACGGCGAAGCCGGATCCGGTCTGCAATGCAGCGGACCGGCCGGTCAGGACGCGGAACTGCGACTGCCTGTTGGCTCGGCGGTCTACGATGCCGAAAGCGGCGAGCTTCTGGCAGATCTGGATCGTAGCGAGATGCGCGTTCTGGCGGCGCGCGGCGGCAAAGGCGGCCTGGGCAACCAGCATTTTGCCAGCAGCGTCAATCAGGCCCCGGCCTACGCACAAAGCGGCCTGCCCGGCGAGGAACGTCGGCTGCTGTTGAAATTGAAACTACTGGCCGACGTTGGTCTGGTGGGGCTGCCCAACGCGGGGAAATCCACATTGCTGGCGGCAGTATCGCGAAGTCATCCAAAGATCGCCGACTACGCTTTCACCACGCTGATCCCCAATATCGGAGTGGTAGAGGGCGCCAATTTTCGTCGTTTGCTTCTGGCAGATATCCCGGGGATCATCGAGGGCGCCAGTCGCGGTCATGGCCTGGGGCTGTCTTTCTTGCGTCACATTGAGCGCGTGCGAGTGATCGTTTATTTGATCGATATTGCAAGTCTGGATCACGCCGCCGAAATTGAGCTGTTAAAAAACGAGCTGCGACAATACAGCGCGGAACTGCTCCATCGACCGGCGCTGGTCGTCCTGAATAAGTGCGATCTGGCGTCCTATGACCCGGCGTTTCTTGCAGAAATCAAGACACGAGTTTGCCGCGCCGAGCTCTGGTCGGACGCGGTGCAAGCAGTTCAGGCCATTGCAATTTCGGCGCTGGAGCGCCGCGGCGTTGAGGCGCTGATTGAGGCGCTTTTTGAACTCCTACCCGAATCAACGCTGGCGGAACAGGCGCTGCCCGGATCCTCGGCCCAGCAGGATGCGCCGCGGCAGCTTACGCCGGCTGAAGCCCCGGCCCTGCCTCTGCCGCACAATTCGCTGCTGGGCGAGGCGGAAGGGGAATAGTATGGATCGCTTTAGCTATCTGGAAAAACTCCGAATTCGTCGTCTGGTCATCAAGGTCGGAACTTCCAGCATAACCAGCGCCGCCGCGTCCGATGGCATCGACGCACAAATGATGGCATCGCTGGTCGAGGAGATTGCCTCGCTGCGGCAACAAGGTATTGAGGTCATTCTGGTTTCCAGCGGCGCGGTGGGCGCCGGCCGACGATTGATTGCAGAAAGTTTCCAGCGGCCGGCTCCGTCCAACCCGGGCATTGTTCGCCGTCAGGCGCTTTCAGCCATCGGACAGAGCCATCTGATGGCGCGCTATGGCGCCGCCTTTCAGCCGGCGGGCATTCCGGTTGCACAATTGTTGCTCACGGCGCGAGATTTTCGCGATCGCAGGGCCTATCTGAACATCGGTCACGCTATTGACGAATTGCAGAGCATGGGTGCGCTGCCGATTGTTAACGAGAACGACACCGTCTCCACCGACGAGCTGCAGTTTGGCGACAACGATATGCTTTCGGCGGCCGTGGCTGCGCTTTTCCGCGCCGATCTGCTGGTTATTTTGACTTCCGTAGAAGGCTTCTTGTTGGGCCAGACTCGCCTGCCAGAAATTACCAACTTCACGGCGCAAGTGCGGGCGGCGGCGGGCGGACCGGAAGGTCCCGGTCGCGGCGGTATGGAAACCAAGCTGCGCGCCGGGGAGCTCTGTCTGATGGCCGGCGCCGCGCTGGCTATCTTGCCGGCCCGGGCCCCGCGGCCGCTGAGCGCCTTGCTGCAGGGCCAGGACATTGGTACGCTGGTATATGGCGCGACGCCGGCGCGTCTGAGTGCGCGCAAGCGCTGGCTGTTGTTTGCACGCACCGAAGGCGCTGTCTGCATTGACGCCGGCGCTGAACAGGCCTTGCGCGAGCGCGGTTCTTCGCTGCTGGCCGCCGGCGTGCGCAGATTGCGCGGTCGATTTCTGGCCGGCGACCTGGTCGAAATGGAAAGCCTTTCTGGCGCCCCGCTGGGACGGGGCATCATCAACTACAGCTACCGCGAGGTAGGGGCCATGCTTGGGCTTTCTGGAAAAGAAATTCAAGCGCGCGGCCTCTTACAGCGCGCCGGGGAACTGATCCATCGTAACAACTTGATTCTAGAACGCCGCGATTGAAGCGCAGAGTTCTAGCGGCCCCAGGGATTGCTCCCGGCGGCGTCGCCGCCCTCGGCGGCCGTCTTCGCCGGAGGCGTCGACAAACCGGCAGCCTGCAAAGCGGCCGCAGCCTTGTTGATTTGATCCTGGTGGATGGCGCAGGAGATTACGCCGGTCAGATAACCCGTGACGATTCCAGCAACGTCGAGGATGACAACCGGGATGCGCGTGTCATTTTCCGGCATACTGGCGCGCTGCTGCATTTCGTTGAGCCGTTCTGAAATCGTATAGTCGACGTAGACGCTCCACAATCCGAAAGTGACGACGGTCAGTAGCAGATCCATCCAGTAGCCATTGCCGGTAGGAGTCCGCCCGCAGAGTTTGCCCAGGTCCTCGTAGGTTCGATAGTACCAGAAAAATAAATAGATCCCACAGGTCACTATAGAGAGTACTATTACAAAGACTGGGCTGGGGCGTTCCGTGGTCGAATCACTCATTGGCGGAAACCTCACAATGGCGGAGAGATGTTGAGAAAGGAATTGCCAGGCGTCGGGGTGGCAAGCGATTCTCGTTTGGCCATATAGACGTTCAAGCAGCGCGATTGTTCACAATGAGTATGACGGCGATCACACAAAATGCTACATCAGAAGCGGACGCTTCCGTCAGTCAATTTGCGCCCCAGGCCGAAACCATTGCTCGCGCCGCGCGTGGAGCATTTCGCCGTCTGCGGCAGGCTTCGCTGGCCATGCGCAATGACACGCTGCGGCGCCTGGCCGGGGCGCTGGTTTCGGCCGAGGGCCTCCAGAGCGTACTTGCCGCCAACCAAAGGGACCTGGCTCAGGCTGCCGCCGATCAGTTGCGCTCCAATCTTGTCGATCGCCTGAAGCTCAGCGAGTCGCGGCTGGCAGATATGGCGCGCTCGCTGGAGGAGATTGCCTCCTTTCCAGACCCGCTTGGCGAAGTGATCCTCGGTCGCACCCTGCCCAATGGCATCGAAATGCTGCAACGTCGTACGCCGCTGGGCGTTGTCTTTACCATCTTTGAATCGCGGCCCAATGTAACGATCGATATCGCCGCGCTATGCGTCAAAAGCGGCAATTGTGCAATTCTGCGCGGCGGCAAAGAGGCGATCCACAGCAATCGTGCGCTGGCAGCGCTCTTTGCGCAGGCGGCAAGCGATGCCGGGTTGCCGCCAGACTCGGTGCAGCTGGTTGACAATGTTGACCGCCACTTGATGCAGGCGCTACTGCTGCGCGATGATCTCATTGATCTGGCGGTGCCGCGCGGCGGGGAGCAGCTGATTCGCTTCGTTAACGCGCACACCAGGATCCCGGTGATCAAGCACGACCGGGGCGTTTGCAACCTGTACATCGACCAGAGCGCTGCGCCGGAGCAGGCGCTGGCCATTGCAATCAATTCCAAGCTGCAACGCAGCTCCGTTTGCAACGCCATCGAAAACCTGGTGATTCACAAGGATTACCCCTGGGCCCGCGAGCTTCTGGCGGGACTGGCCGCTGCCGGGGCTGTACTGCTGGGCTGTGCGCGAACGCGCGCGTTTTTTCCGGCGGCGACGCCAATTGAGGACGAAGACGCCGCTTACTCCGAGGAGTTCCTCGATGAGCGTCTTTCGGTTAAGATCGTCGATGGACAGGACGAAGCCATGGATTTCATATACCGCTACGGTAGCGGGCACAGCGAAGGCATTGTGGCGCGGGAGTCAGCGGCGATCGAGGCTTTTCAGAAGGCCTGTGATAGCGCTGCCGTCTTTGTAAATTGCAGCACGCGCTTCCATGATGGCGGACAGATGGGTTTTGGCGCTGAAGTGGGCATCTCGACCGGTCGTTTGCATGTTCGCGGACCAATGGGACTTCGCGATTTGACCACGACCAGCTACTTGATGCGCGGCGAGGGTCAAGTTCGCACTTGAGCAAACGGGGCGGAGGTACTTAGATGTTATTCTGGAAACGCATGCGCCGACCGCTGCGCAAGTATAAGCCTGTGGAACGGCTGCTTTTTGGCGGCTCCTTTGATCCGCCGCATCGCGGTCATCTGGCGATGGTGCGCTTTGCCTTGCAGCAAGGTCTGTGCGATGACCTGGACATCTGTCCGGCGGCCCTGTCGCCCTTTAAGACGCTCTCCCCGCCGGCCTCCGCTGCCGAGCGCAAACGCATGCTGGAGCTCGCCCTTGGCGATATTGCTCTGGAAATCGACGAGCATCGCGATCGCATCCGTATTCTGGACCTGGAACTGCAGCGTGGCGGCCCAAGCTTCACAGCACAGACCTTGCGCGATCTACGCCTGGAATTTCCAGATACGCGCATCGGCCTGTTGCTGGGCTCGGACTCTTTTCTGAGCCTGGAACGCTGGCGCAATTTCCAGGATATCCTGTTTCATCACACCTTGCTGGTTTTTCGTCGATCAGAGGATCGCCAGGAAATGTTGCAGAATACGGCGCGCCGTTTCAAGCACCAGTACAGCAACTGCGGACCAGAGATCCGGATCCTGGACAACCCGCTGGTTGAAGCGTCCAGCCGGGAAACCAGAGCGGCCCTGGCCGAGGGCCTGGAGTCGCCGGCCTTGAGCCGCATGTTGAGTCCGGCGGTATTGCAGCACATCCGGCAACAGGGTCTCTACCGAGCCGCCGCTGGCGACCGGCGCAGCGCCTGACATGCTGAAATCGGTTGGCCCTGGCGCCGGCAAGCCGAAGCTGGTCGCATGCCCCCGCAGCTAAAGCGCGCCTTGTGGATCGCAGGCATCGGGCTGGCTGTCTTCTTCGGCTTGATGGCTTACAATCGAGCCACATCGAACTCCATCGACCTCCGCCTGGGCGAAAGCGCGCCTTTTGCAGTACGCTTTGCAATCACGGAAGAGGATGGTTCGCTTCCGGTGGTAGGGCAGGCCGTTTTCTTTCCAACACGAAAGCGCCTGTTGCTCTACTTTGCCAACACCGATGCCCGCTTTGACGCCTCCGGCGATTTGCTGTCGTCCATGAGTCCTTCTGGCGCCGACCGTTTCTCCCAGTATACCGACCTTGGCAGCGAGTATCACCTTCATATTTCGCGGCCCCAGCTGGGCAGACTGCTCGATCTGGGCGAGGGCCTGTCGATGTTCCTGGAGGCGCCGCTGGTTTTCGAGAATGCGCGTTTTCAGTATCCCGATGGTCTGCGCATCATGCCAGGCGAGCAGGCCCTGGAATACGCGCTGGCGCGCAGGAAAATGGAGCGCGGCAGCGAGTACCTGTCCGGAGTGGAGCGCCTCTACCGCGTTGAGTCGTTGCTGCTAACGCTCTTCTGGAACGCAGCCGAATTTGCGCACAAACTGGACAGCGCTGCCGTCCAGCACAGCGCCGTTGGTTTGCTGGATACCAACATGAATCCAGAGGAGCTGGCCAGCCTCTTTGGCTATATCGTCGGGCGCAGCGAGCTCGAAATCAGTTGTCTTGAATTGCCGCTGGACTTCGTGCCAGGACCTGGCGGCGGGAAGTTGCTGGTAAAGGAGACGCGATCCAGAGTGCTCTTCAGTGAATTTGTAGAGAATCTGAATGCCGGGCGCTTGAATCAGGACACATTCCCTGTCGAGGTGCTCAATGGCACGGAGGTTGGCGGTCAGGCCCGTCGCGTGAAGCAATTCCTGCAGGATCGCGCCCTGCCAGTACTCAACGCCGGCAACTATCCGCTGAAGCCGCTTGCTTCCAGTTACATCGTCGATCGATCCGGCAATACCTACGCCCCTCGTCGGGTTCTAGAATTGACAGGGATGGATCGCACCCGAGTCGCCTTTGGGCGGGCCGCCGCAAATGTCAGCGTGTCCTTGTTGATTGGCGAGGACTTCAATCCTAAACACTTACATTAAATTACCATGCCGCGCAATCCCGAATCTCAAAAGCAAAAAGAAGCGAACGCTATCGATCAACAGTCGGCGGCGCTTGCCGCCCGCCGCAAACTGGCCATGGAGATTATCGATTTTCTGGACGAGAAGAAGGTCATGGACCTGCTCGCCATTGATCTGGAGGGAGTGA
This portion of the Leptospirales bacterium genome encodes:
- a CDS encoding GFA family protein, with amino-acid sequence MNRGYPPVYKGSCLCGRVRFRVKGPLSEPTACHCRQCRKHSGHFDVSTNVPRSSLKIFGAEQLSWYCSSSAIRRGFCSVCGSSLFWDPIDQEHISISMGAFDGRTDTELEKPIFVESKGDYYQLTDGLPQFAEWD
- the rplU gene encoding 50S ribosomal protein L21; its protein translation is MYAYIRLGGHQHRVEKDMILLAELSGQEAGKEFTCSDVLVVGEGESVKVGKPTVAGAQVQLKVLEIIRSPKVSGMKFKRRKGFTRRLGHRQQLQKLQVVAIKG
- a CDS encoding ribosomal-processing cysteine protease Prp, yielding MIEVCFQTHQGRAVALSMRGHAGLAAAGSDIVCAAASVLADNLAAGLERLCGVRLDRQAASGYLQLQIALEDSTPETELLFASAALGLRSVAAEHPLRVQVRTEGD
- the rpmA gene encoding 50S ribosomal protein L27, producing the protein MAHKKGGGSTRNGRDSNPKMLGVKRYGGQHVLAGNILVRQRGTRIHAGKNVGVGRDHTLFALATGVVKFEHINRKKKQVSIIPQAASAN
- the obgE gene encoding GTPase ObgE, with the protein product MKFVDEIEVRIRAGHGGPGCVSFLREKYRPHGGPDGGDGGRGGDFYLRADPSLQSLGHLRQARLYRAADGEAGSGLQCSGPAGQDAELRLPVGSAVYDAESGELLADLDRSEMRVLAARGGKGGLGNQHFASSVNQAPAYAQSGLPGEERRLLLKLKLLADVGLVGLPNAGKSTLLAAVSRSHPKIADYAFTTLIPNIGVVEGANFRRLLLADIPGIIEGASRGHGLGLSFLRHIERVRVIVYLIDIASLDHAAEIELLKNELRQYSAELLHRPALVVLNKCDLASYDPAFLAEIKTRVCRAELWSDAVQAVQAIAISALERRGVEALIEALFELLPESTLAEQALPGSSAQQDAPRQLTPAEAPALPLPHNSLLGEAEGE
- the proB gene encoding glutamate 5-kinase is translated as MDRFSYLEKLRIRRLVIKVGTSSITSAAASDGIDAQMMASLVEEIASLRQQGIEVILVSSGAVGAGRRLIAESFQRPAPSNPGIVRRQALSAIGQSHLMARYGAAFQPAGIPVAQLLLTARDFRDRRAYLNIGHAIDELQSMGALPIVNENDTVSTDELQFGDNDMLSAAVAALFRADLLVILTSVEGFLLGQTRLPEITNFTAQVRAAAGGPEGPGRGGMETKLRAGELCLMAGAALAILPARAPRPLSALLQGQDIGTLVYGATPARLSARKRWLLFARTEGAVCIDAGAEQALRERGSSLLAAGVRRLRGRFLAGDLVEMESLSGAPLGRGIINYSYREVGAMLGLSGKEIQARGLLQRAGELIHRNNLILERRD
- a CDS encoding DUF4234 domain-containing protein, producing MSDSTTERPSPVFVIVLSIVTCGIYLFFWYYRTYEDLGKLCGRTPTGNGYWMDLLLTVVTFGLWSVYVDYTISERLNEMQQRASMPENDTRIPVVILDVAGIVTGYLTGVISCAIHQDQINKAAAALQAAGLSTPPAKTAAEGGDAAGSNPWGR
- a CDS encoding glutamate-5-semialdehyde dehydrogenase, which encodes MTAITQNATSEADASVSQFAPQAETIARAARGAFRRLRQASLAMRNDTLRRLAGALVSAEGLQSVLAANQRDLAQAAADQLRSNLVDRLKLSESRLADMARSLEEIASFPDPLGEVILGRTLPNGIEMLQRRTPLGVVFTIFESRPNVTIDIAALCVKSGNCAILRGGKEAIHSNRALAALFAQAASDAGLPPDSVQLVDNVDRHLMQALLLRDDLIDLAVPRGGEQLIRFVNAHTRIPVIKHDRGVCNLYIDQSAAPEQALAIAINSKLQRSSVCNAIENLVIHKDYPWARELLAGLAAAGAVLLGCARTRAFFPAATPIEDEDAAYSEEFLDERLSVKIVDGQDEAMDFIYRYGSGHSEGIVARESAAIEAFQKACDSAAVFVNCSTRFHDGGQMGFGAEVGISTGRLHVRGPMGLRDLTTTSYLMRGEGQVRT
- the nadD gene encoding nicotinate (nicotinamide) nucleotide adenylyltransferase — encoded protein: MLFWKRMRRPLRKYKPVERLLFGGSFDPPHRGHLAMVRFALQQGLCDDLDICPAALSPFKTLSPPASAAERKRMLELALGDIALEIDEHRDRIRILDLELQRGGPSFTAQTLRDLRLEFPDTRIGLLLGSDSFLSLERWRNFQDILFHHTLLVFRRSEDRQEMLQNTARRFKHQYSNCGPEIRILDNPLVEASSRETRAALAEGLESPALSRMLSPAVLQHIRQQGLYRAAAGDRRSA
- a CDS encoding LytR C-terminal domain-containing protein, which translates into the protein MPPQLKRALWIAGIGLAVFFGLMAYNRATSNSIDLRLGESAPFAVRFAITEEDGSLPVVGQAVFFPTRKRLLLYFANTDARFDASGDLLSSMSPSGADRFSQYTDLGSEYHLHISRPQLGRLLDLGEGLSMFLEAPLVFENARFQYPDGLRIMPGEQALEYALARRKMERGSEYLSGVERLYRVESLLLTLFWNAAEFAHKLDSAAVQHSAVGLLDTNMNPEELASLFGYIVGRSELEISCLELPLDFVPGPGGGKLLVKETRSRVLFSEFVENLNAGRLNQDTFPVEVLNGTEVGGQARRVKQFLQDRALPVLNAGNYPLKPLASSYIVDRSGNTYAPRRVLELTGMDRTRVAFGRAAANVSVSLLIGEDFNPKHLH